Proteins co-encoded in one Candidatus Zixiibacteriota bacterium genomic window:
- a CDS encoding tetratricopeptide repeat protein produces MRQKVLVIALCILALAAFAFGQSNDAKAKYNAGITAKQASKWAEAEKEFQAALALEPDYPAALIELGTVQFNLNKLPQAEESFKKCTVKDPNNQSAYYNLGMVQLKAKKFQLAEQSLLKSLALKTSDAETQKGLGQLYFQQENWDKSIEYYKLYNSANSSDAKSHFFLAKAYKEKANLAEAEKEYQAAIRIDPRLADAHYNLGNLLSDQKKFGAAIGSYKQALASDRNMFAAYYNLARAYQENQQYPEALQSYKDFVRLADGKAAYKGQVQAAKSLIPQIEEYLKNAE; encoded by the coding sequence ATGCGTCAAAAGGTTCTTGTCATCGCCTTGTGCATCCTTGCGTTGGCCGCGTTCGCGTTCGGCCAAAGCAATGACGCCAAAGCCAAATATAACGCGGGCATCACAGCCAAGCAGGCCAGCAAGTGGGCCGAGGCTGAGAAGGAATTTCAGGCGGCGCTGGCGCTGGAGCCTGATTACCCGGCGGCCCTTATCGAACTGGGTACGGTCCAGTTCAATCTCAACAAACTCCCGCAGGCGGAAGAGTCCTTCAAGAAGTGCACGGTCAAGGATCCCAACAACCAAAGCGCTTATTACAACCTCGGCATGGTGCAGCTCAAGGCCAAGAAATTCCAATTGGCCGAGCAGTCGCTGCTGAAGTCGCTCGCTCTGAAAACCAGTGACGCCGAAACCCAGAAAGGGCTCGGCCAGCTTTATTTCCAGCAGGAGAACTGGGACAAGTCGATTGAGTACTACAAACTCTACAACTCCGCCAACTCGTCCGACGCCAAGAGCCACTTCTTCCTCGCCAAGGCTTACAAGGAGAAGGCCAATCTGGCGGAAGCCGAAAAAGAGTATCAAGCGGCAATCCGTATCGATCCCAGGCTCGCCGACGCCCATTACAACCTCGGCAATCTCTTGTCCGATCAGAAGAAATTCGGCGCCGCGATCGGCTCGTACAAACAAGCCTTAGCTTCCGATCGCAACATGTTCGCCGCCTACTACAATCTGGCGCGCGCCTACCAGGAGAATCAGCAATACCCCGAGGCGCTGCAGTCCTATAAGGACTTCGTCCGCCTCGCCGACGGCAAAGCCGCTTATAAGGGCCAGGTGCAGGCTGCCAAGTCGCTGATTCCGCAGATCGAAGAGTACCTCAAGAACGCGGAATAA
- a CDS encoding DUF1573 domain-containing protein yields MSKFTQGISFFTIMLLALTAVTFASGQMTKQPKIELSHDQFYFGFMPMNAIVQHSYWIRNKGNDTLQIISVKPGCGCTTAPLSKEKIAPDDSALLKVTFDSKNMVGKMVKDVEIFSNDPQKPSTSVRFFAVVNREHDFVRATPNALRFSKFGAKDGRMVKALDIKNGSNETIELKVVELPADYVAIDRKAAKLKPGETATFQVEQTASVTNEADVLTSLTVEFVGQETDRITIPIVAHLQK; encoded by the coding sequence ATGTCTAAATTCACGCAAGGAATTTCGTTCTTTACGATAATGCTCCTGGCTCTGACCGCGGTGACTTTTGCCAGCGGCCAGATGACCAAGCAGCCCAAAATCGAACTCTCCCACGATCAGTTCTATTTCGGTTTCATGCCGATGAACGCCATCGTCCAGCACAGCTACTGGATTCGCAACAAGGGCAACGACACACTGCAGATCATCTCCGTCAAGCCCGGTTGCGGCTGCACCACGGCGCCGCTCTCCAAAGAGAAAATCGCGCCCGATGATTCCGCATTGCTCAAAGTGACGTTTGACTCCAAGAACATGGTCGGGAAAATGGTCAAGGACGTGGAGATCTTTTCCAACGATCCGCAGAAACCGTCGACCAGTGTGCGCTTCTTCGCCGTCGTCAACCGCGAACACGATTTCGTTCGCGCCACTCCCAATGCGCTCCGCTTTTCGAAGTTCGGCGCCAAGGACGGCCGCATGGTCAAGGCCCTCGATATCAAGAACGGTTCCAATGAAACCATCGAGCTGAAGGTTGTTGAATTGCCGGCCGATTATGTGGCGATTGACAGGAAAGCCGCCAAACTTAAACCGGGTGAAACCGCAACGTTCCAGGTCGAACAGACCGCCTCGGTCACAAACGAAGCGGACGTCCTGACCTCCTTGACTGTCGAGTTTGTCGGCCAGGAGACCGATCGCATCACAATTCCGATCGTCGCGCATCTGCAGAAATAG
- a CDS encoding cysteine synthase family protein produces MQFTRSILDLIGNTPLLQLPSAYTGSHATILAKLEFVNPGGSIKDRMAAYALEAEERAGRLKPGDTIVDATSGNTGVAVAMVAAAKGYRTIFVTPTSTSEEKINLMKSFGAQVVITPKEVASADPRSQYSVARRLAQEHGYYYLSQFENQLNPEAHYYSTGPEIWRQTKGKITHVFAGIGTGGTISGCGRYLKEQNPHIRVIGVEPTGSLFQAIHSGRPINDAQPHYVEGIGTDQTIPTFHPQFVDEVVQIDDAEAFAETRRLSRQLGISAGGSTGAISAALRRVAANLEANAVVVFFVCDGGIRYMSKIFCDQWMREHQFPLEIEEPTHV; encoded by the coding sequence ATGCAATTCACGCGCTCGATACTTGACCTGATCGGCAACACCCCCCTCCTGCAACTGCCGTCCGCTTACACCGGCTCGCACGCTACGATTCTGGCTAAACTTGAATTCGTCAATCCCGGCGGTTCGATCAAAGATCGAATGGCCGCCTATGCCCTGGAGGCCGAAGAACGCGCCGGCCGCCTTAAACCGGGCGACACCATCGTCGACGCCACCTCCGGCAACACCGGCGTCGCCGTCGCCATGGTCGCCGCCGCCAAAGGCTATCGCACGATCTTCGTAACTCCAACCTCGACTTCGGAGGAGAAAATCAACCTGATGAAGTCCTTCGGCGCCCAGGTGGTCATCACGCCTAAAGAGGTCGCGAGTGCCGATCCGCGCAGCCAGTATTCCGTCGCCCGCCGTCTGGCGCAAGAACACGGTTACTATTATCTCAGTCAATTCGAGAATCAGTTAAATCCTGAGGCTCATTATTACAGCACCGGCCCGGAAATCTGGCGCCAGACCAAGGGGAAGATCACCCACGTGTTTGCCGGCATCGGCACCGGCGGGACGATCTCCGGTTGCGGCCGCTACTTGAAAGAGCAAAACCCCCACATTCGCGTCATCGGTGTCGAACCGACCGGCTCGCTATTTCAGGCGATTCATTCCGGCCGGCCAATCAACGACGCTCAGCCGCACTACGTCGAGGGCATCGGCACGGATCAGACCATCCCGACTTTTCACCCGCAGTTCGTTGATGAAGTTGTTCAGATCGACGATGCCGAGGCCTTTGCCGAAACCCGCCGCCTCAGCCGCCAACTCGGCATCTCCGCCGGCGGCTCGACCGGCGCCATCTCTGCCGCTCTTCGCCGCGTGGCCGCCAATCTCGAGGCCAACGCCGTCGTAGTATTCTTTGTGTGCGACGGTGGTATAAGATATATGTCAAAGATTTTTTGCGATCAGTGGATGCGGGAACACCAGTTTCCGCTCGAAATCGAGGAGCCCACGCATGTCTAA